In a genomic window of Rhododendron vialii isolate Sample 1 chromosome 12a, ASM3025357v1:
- the LOC131311014 gene encoding pentatricopeptide repeat-containing protein At2g06000-like translates to MQLCISNHSRSNFYRFLNPISHIVDKEPKTVAGIGIACLYNHAPHSNHSDVWFVKVVSTLCSQSSTTSLSGFHSDYLRNHLSPSIAFEVIRRLNGYHCNGKLAFDFFQFTRLNLNVTHSIATYNVLLRSLCQMGFHDLAKLVYEYMRVDGHWPDSSVLGLLVSSFAHAGNFDFAKQLLSHAQSDNVEIRSFVYNNFLTLLVRRNRVQEAVSFFSGHISKSQCYCPDTCTFNIVIRGLCRVGGVEKAFELFNDMGSFGCSPDVVTYNALINGLSRVGEADRGLELLREVQSGNVFSPDVVTYTSVISGYCKLGNMEMASSIYDEMISSGVKPSLITFNVLIDGFGKSGDMSSAHSTYEKMLCCGCLPDVVTFTSLIDGYCRSGKVDQGLRLWDEMNERNLAPNVYTFAILINSLCKENRINEARDLLRQLRRREDIVPKPFIYNPVIDGLCKAGNVVEANVVVAEMEAKKCNPDKLTYTILIIGHCMKGKMSEAMTIFTKMLEVGCAPDRITVNSFISCLLKAGMPKEAYRIKQAAWEGLNLEMSSLRISNPIRTNMDIPVAA, encoded by the coding sequence ATGCAACTCTGCATCTCGAATCACTCCAGAAGTAACTTTTACCGATTTCTCAATCCCATTTCGCACATAGTAGACAAGGAGCCAAAGACTGTGGCTGGTATTGGTATTGCATGTTTATACAATCACGCTCCTCATTCAAATCACTCTGATGTTTGGTTTGTCAAAGTTGTTTCTACTCTTTGTAGTCAATCCTCGACGACTTCTCTAAGTGGGTTTCATTCCGATTATCTCCGTAATCATCTTAGCCCTTCTATAGCATTCGAAGTTATAAGACGCCTAAATGGTTACCACTGTAATGGGAAGCTAGCATTCGACTTCTTTCAGTTCACTAGGCTCAATTTGAATGTAACTCATTCGATTGCGACTTACAATGTGCTTCTAAGGTCTCTTTGTCAAATGGGTTTTCATGATTTAGCTAAATTGGTGTATGAATACATGAGGGTTGATGGGCACTGGCCTGACAGTTCAGTGTTAGGGCTATTGGTTTCGTCGTTTGCACATGCGGGTAACTTTGATTTTGCAAAACAGTTACTTTCTCATGCTCAATCGGATAATGTCGAGATTCGTTCTTTTGtgtataataattttttgactCTATTGGTGAGGCGAAATCGGGTACAAGAGGCTGTTAGCTTCTTCAGTGGGCATATTTCAAAATCGCAGTGCTACTGTCCTGATACTTGCACATTCAATATTGTTATTCGAGGTCTGTGCAGAGTAGGAGGGGTTGAGAAGGCTTTTGAGCTCTTCAATGATATGGGGAGTTTCGGTTGTTCGCCTGATGTTGTAACGTACAATGCACTTATAAATGGGTTATCTAGGGTCGGTGAGGCAGATAGAGGTCTTGAGTTATTGAGAGAAGTTCAGTCGGGGAATGTGTTTTCGCCGGACGTTGTAACTTATACGTCAGTGATATCAGGATATTGCAAGTTGGGTAACATGGAGATGGCTTCAAGTATTTACGATGAGATGATTAGTTCTGGGGTTAAACCGAGTTTGATTACTTTTAATGTCCTCATTGATGGTTTTGGCAAGAGTGGGGACATGTCATCAGCACATAGTACTTATGAGAAGATGCTTTGTTGTGGTTGTCTTCCTGATGTTGTTACCTTCACATCTCTAATAGATGGTTATTGTCGGAGTGGGAAGGTGGACCAGGGATTGAGGCTTTGGGATGAAATGAATGAGAGAAACTTGGCTCCCAATGTATATACTTTTGCGATTCTTATCAATTCTTTGTGCAAGGAGAATAGAATAAATGAGGCTCGCGATCTATTGAGACAACTGAGACGGAGGGAAGATATTGTTCCTAAACCCTTTATCTACAACCCTGTAATTGATGGACTTTGTAAGGCTGGTAATGTGGTTGAGGCAAATGTAGTTGTTGCagagatggaggcaaagaaatGCAATCCTGATAAACTCACATACACCATTCTTATTATTGGGCACTGTATGAAAGGAAAAATGTCGGAAGCAATGACCATTTTTACCAAGATGTTGGAAGTTGGGTGTGCCCCAGATAGAATCACAGTAAATTCTTTTATATCTTGCCTTTTGAAGGCAGGGATGCCTAAAGAAGCCTATAGGATAAAGCAAGCTGCATGGGAGGGCTTGAACTTGGAGATGTCATCTTTGCGGATAAGTAATCCAATTAGGACAAACATGGACATTCCAGTGGCTGCTTAA